The sequence CCATTCGCTTTCGCCAAGGCGCGCGTTGGAGCCGTAGGAATTGATGATCCCGCCGTTGATCACGGTCGGATCGACCCCGCCGGCATCGAGCAGCGCCGCGACGAGGCTGGTCGTGGTAGTCTTGCCGTGAGTGCCGGCCACGGCAACCGTGCGCTTCAGTCGCATCAGCTCGGCCAGCATCTCGGCACGGCGCACCACCGGTACGCGGGTTTCGAGCGCGGCAACAACTTCAGGATTGTCCCGCTTTACGGCAGTCGAGGTTACGACCACGGCAGCATCGCCCAGGTTCTCAGCCTTGTGGCCGATCATGACCTTGATCCCGCGTGCACGCAGGCCTTCCACGACATAACCTTCGGCAATGTCGCTGCCCTGGACCGAATAGCCCAGGTTGTGCATCACTTCGGCAATGCCGGACATGCCGATCCCGCCGATGCCGACGAAGTGGATCGTGCCGATGTCAGTGCCTACGCCTTTCATTCCAATCTCTTCCTAACCAGCTGCCGCTGCGCTGCCAAAGGTTGCGCCAGCAATCGTCGCATCGGCCACGCGGATCACGTCCATCAGCGGGGTACCGCCAAAGCTTTCGACCAGATCGGCCAGGTCCTGCGCCGCCTTGGGATAGCCACAGTTCCAAGCGGCATGCGCCGCGTTCGCCAGAGTTTCGGGGCTTTGCGCAATGGCCAGGATCTGCTTAGCGACTTCAGCCGCCGTAAACCGTTCCTGCCGGATCATCCGCGCGCCGCCGGCGGCGCAGATCTCGCGCGTGTTCGCCGCCTGGTGATCGTCGGTCGCGATCGGCAGCGGCACCAGGATCGCCGGACGGCCAACAGCTGTCAGCTCCGCAATGGTCGAGGCTCCCGCGCGGCCGATGAACAGGTGGGTATCGGCCAGTCGTTCGGCCATGTTCTCAAAATAGGTGCCAAGTTCGGCCGGAATGTCATGCCCGGCATAGCGGGCGCGGACGGCTTCGATATCCTCGGGTCGGCACTGCTGAGTCACCTGCAGGCGCGTACGCAGTGCGGCGGGCAACATCGCCAGCGCATCGGGCACGACTTGCGAGAGAACGCTGGCGCCCTGACTACCACCGGTGACCAGCACGCGCAGCAGGCCGTCCTCGCTGAACGGCGGGAAAGGCTCGTCGCGCAGGCTTAGGACTGCGGCGCGGACGGGGTTGCCGACCAGATGGGTCTTGAGGGCGAACTTTGGCTTGAGCCGGTCCACTTGGTTGTAGGAGGTCGCGATTGCATCGACCCGCTTGGCCATCAACCGGTTGACCCGGCCCAGCACGGCGTTCTGTTCGTGGATCACGGCGGGCACGCCGTTCGCAGTCGCCGCCCAGATCGTCGGGAACGCAGGATAGCCGCCGAAACCGACCACGCAGGCCGGCTGGAAGCTTTCGAACAGCCGCTCGGCCATGCGCTTGCCCTCCAGGATCGCGCCGATCCCCTTAGGCCAGTGCAGCGGGTTCTTGCCGATCCGACCGGCGGGTAGAACGTGGGTAACAAGGCTGTCCGGCTTGCCCGGCAGCTTGGCACCGCGCGTATCAGTCACCAGCGCAACGTGATGTCCGCGCCGCTCCAGCTCAACCGCCAGGGCAAAGGCCGGAATCAAGTGACCGCCGGTGCCGCCGGCGGCAAGGACATAGTGCCGCGTTGGACCGGTCATTTCCACAGGTCTCCGAAATTGCCGATCTTGAAAGGTTCGCGTTCGATGAACGGATTGCGCCGGGTTATCGCCAGTAGCAGGCCAACGCCAAGGCAGAGCGCGATGGTAGACGAGCCGCCGTACGAAATCAGCGGCAGGGTCATGCCCTTAGACGGAAACAGCTGCAGGTTGACCATGATGTTGATGAAGGCCTGCCCACCCAACTGCGCAGTCAGCCCGGCTGCCGCCAGCGTGGTGAAGAGGTCATCCTCCTTCAGCAGCCGCAACAGGACGCGCAGCACGATCGCGACATAAAGCGCTACGATCACCAGGCACATCAGCAGGCCGAACTCCTCACCGATCACCGAAAAGATGTAGTCTGTATGGGCCTCGGGCAGCGCCATCTTGCGCTTGCCAAGCCAGATGCCGGTGCCGGTCCAGCCGCCTGACAGCAGTGTCCGGCTGGCCAAATCGACCTGGTCAAACGCCGAACCGCCGCCAAGGAAGGCATCGATGCGGTTACGGCCGTTCTCATAGAAAAGATAGGCCAGCGTAATGCCGCCAACCCCGGCGGCCCCAACCATACCGATGCGCTGAACCGAGATTCCGGCGAGCAGCGCCAGGACGAACCACACGCCCGCAAAGAGAATGGCCGAGCCAAAGTCGGGCTGCAGCATCAGCAGGCAAACCACGAGCAGCATGGCCCCGGTGCTGAGCGCCAGGACCGGCAGCTTGGGATCGCGGGCCCGCCAAGAGAGGATCCAGGCAAGACAGATCGCGAAGGCCGGCTTCAGGAATTCCGATGGCTGGAGCGAGAAGCCAAAATTGAGCCAGCGCTTCGCGCCGTTGACCGTCGAGCCGACCACCGGCACGAGGAACAGCCCAACCAGCATCGCCGCGCCAAGCAAAATGCCAAACCGGCGCGCCATGTCCTTGGGCAGTGAGGCTGCGCCGAACATCGCCAGCAGGCCGACAAGCTGCCAGCGCAGGTGAATGTAAAAGAAGTGGAGATCATCCAGCTTGACCCGCGCGGTTGAGAGCCGCTGGGCACTGGCCGGCGAGGCAGCAGCGACTGCCAGCGTTCCCAGTGCCATCAGCAAAAGGATCAAGCCCAGCAGCACGCGATCAACCTCGCGCCACCAAATCGCGAATTCGCTGCGGCGGTTGCGGCGCTGGCGGGGCAGGCCGACCGCTGACGGGGCCTGTCCGGCGCGCGGCACGAAGGGCGGATGCGTGGCCATTAGTGCGCTCCTTCCCCGGTGGGAACCTGATCTGCGATCAGCGCCTGAACGATCTGGCGAAAGCTGTCGCCGCGCGCTTCGTAATCGCGGAACTGGTCAAAGCTGGCGCAGGCGGGGGATAGCAGCACGACATCGCCGGGCTTGGCCGCAGCCATTGCCTGCTGGATCGCATCGCACATCATTTCGCTGCGGGTGACCGGCATGTGGGGGCGCAGCAGCTCGGTAAACAGCGGCCCGGCTTCACCAATCGTATAGGCTGCCGCGACATTGCCAAAATAGGGCGCGCATTCATCAAGGTCATCGCCCTTGGGAAGGCCTCCGACAATCCAGTGGATACGCTTGTCCGGCTTGGGTGGGAAAGCACCGAGGGCCGGTGCGGCTGAAGCCGGGTTGGTGGCCTTGCTGTCGTTAATGAACAGCACTCCCCCTGCCTCGGCCACACGCTCCATCCGGTGCGGCAGACCGCGGAAGCTGGCCAGCGCCGGGCCCCATTGCGCGGGGGTCAGGCCCAGAGCCTCGGCAATGGCGACCGCAACTGCAGCGTTCTGCAGGTTGTGCGGCCCCTGCAATGTCGGCCAGTTGGGCTGAAGATGCAGCAGGTCCTGGCCGTCGACCGAATGGACTTTGCCGGCGAGACGACGCGCCAGTTCGCGCTCAGCCACGGCGCGGGTCTCTGGATCGCCTGTGCCGAAAACGGCTGGCTGATCGGCATGCTGCATCGCGAATAGCCGGGCCTTGCTGGCGGCATAGGCCTCAAACCCGTCATAGCGATCAAGATGGTCGGGCGTGATATTCAGCAGCGCGGCAACATCGCAGGCCAGCGAGTGGGTAAGGTCGATCTGGTAGCTCGACAGTTCCAGCACATAGACCCCGCCCGGTGGCAGGGGCGACTGGCCCAGCACAGGCAGTCCGATATTGCCGCCCATCCGCGTCGGCAGCGCGGCGCTTTGCAGCACGTGGTGGACCAGCGCGGTGGTGGTCGACTTGCCGTTGGTCCCGGTTATGCCGACCACGCGGTGCGCCGGCAGGTGCGGCCGGGCCAGCGCGAACAGCTCGATATCCCCGATCACCGGCACTCCGGCCGCAGCAGCATGGCCGGCGATCGGGTGGGTGTTAAGCGGCACGCCCGGCGAAACAACCACGCCGGCATAACCCGCAAGGTCTGTCGCCAGCGGATCGGCCAGTTCCACCCGACCTTCAAGCCAGCGGCGCGGTTCCTCGCGATTGTCCCAAGCCGTGACCTTCGCCCCGCCCGCCAGCAGGCTTTCCACCGCAGCAAGGCCCGAGCGGGCCAGACCGAGGACGGCATAGCGCTTACCGGCGAAGGCGGGCGTGGTGATCATCGCAGCTTGAGCGTCGACAAGCCGATGAGGGCAAGGACAATCGAGACAATCCAGAAGCGGATCACCACGGTCGATTCCTTCCAGCCCAGCTGCTCGAAGTGGTGGTGGATCGGCGCCATCTTGAACACGCGCTTGCCAGTCCGCTTGTAGACCGCGACCTGGATGATCACGGACAGCGCCTCGGCAACAAACAGGCCGCCGACGATGGCCAGCACGATCTCATGCCGCGAGGCGACGGCGATCGCGCCCAGCGCACCGCCAAGGGCGAGGCTGCCGGTATCGCCCATGAACACCGCCGCCGGCGGCGCGTTGAACCACAGGAAAGCCAGGCAAGCCCCCATGATCCCGGCGCACAGGATCGCCAGTTCACCCGCGCGCGGCACGTGCGGAATGCCGAGATAGGCCGAAAAGTCGGCCCGTCCCGCCAGGTATGCAATTATCGCGAAGGTGCCGGCGGCGATCACCACCGGCATGGTCGCCAGGCCATCAAGTCCGTCGGTCAGGTTCACGGCATTGCCCGCGCCGACAATCACGAAAGCGGCGAAGACGAAATAGGCGGGCCCGAGCGGGATATAGTGGCCCGAAAGGAACGGCACGTAGAGATTGGTGCTGGTATGGCCGATCATGATCCAGGCGGCGAGACCGGCGACGGTAAATTCCGCCAGCAGCCGAACCCGCCCTGATACCCCGGCGGTGCTGCGCTTCTTGACCTTGTCATAATCGTCAAGGAACCCGATCAGCCCAAACCCGCTGGTGACCATCAGACAAGCCCAGACAAGCGGGCTCGACAGGTCCATCCACAGCAGCATTGAAACCACCAGGGCAATCATGATCATCAGCCCGCCCATGGTCGGGGTGCCCCGCTTGGCCAGGTGGCTCTGCGGCCCATCTTCGCGGATCGGCTGGCCTTTGCCCTGGCGGACGCGCAGCATGTTGATGAACTTCGGACCGATGATCAGGCCGATCACCAGTGCCGTCATCAGGGCCGCACCCGCGCGGAAGGTCTGGTAGCGAATGAGGTTCGCCAGACCCGAAAACTCAAAATACTCCGCGATCAGGTAAAGCATCCTGATCTCAATCCTTGTGCTGCGTCAGTGCGGAGACGACGGCCCCCAGCCCGACGGAATTCGACCCCTTGACGAGAATGGCATCGTCGGCTCGCAAACCGAGCTTGCCGAGCGCTGCCAAAGTCTCCCCAACAGACCCGCAATGGGCGAAGGCCATGGGCTTGCCAAGCGCCGTAGTGGCCGATTTCCCCAGTTCCTCGGCCAAGGGGAGCATCTCGTCGCCAACTAGGATTACCTCGTCGACTTCCGCCTCACGCAGCGGAACTGCAAGCCCGGCATGGAAGGCAGGGCCATGCTCGCCCAGTTCCTTCATCGCACCCAGCACGGCCACGCGGCGGGCAGCAGTCGTATTGCCTAGATCCGCCAGCGTCGCCTTCATCGAGGCCGGGTTGGCATTGTAACTTTCATCGATCAGCAGGGCGATGCCGCCCTCCACCGGCAGCCGGTGGCGGGCGCCGCGGCCCTTCAGGCCTTCAAGCTCGGCCAGGGCAAGGCCGGCTGCGCCAAGTTCCCCGCCCAGCTCGCGCACGGCGGCGATCACGGCGAGCGAGTTGACCACCCAGTGTTCGCCCGGCGTCGCGACGGTATAGCACAAGCGCCGGTCCCCCATGTCGGCCGTGACCAGCGAGCCACCGCCTGGTGCCGGCACGGCATCAAGCAGGCGGACATCGGCAAAATCGCTGCGTCCGAATGAGACGATCTTGACCCCCAACCGTTCGGCCGTGCGACGCAGCTGGCCGTACTGGGCCACGTCGGCCGGGATGATCGCGGTGCCGCCGGGTTCCAGCCCTTCGAAAATCTCTGCCTTGGCATC comes from Novosphingobium ginsenosidimutans and encodes:
- the murG gene encoding undecaprenyldiphospho-muramoylpentapeptide beta-N-acetylglucosaminyltransferase translates to MTGPTRHYVLAAGGTGGHLIPAFALAVELERRGHHVALVTDTRGAKLPGKPDSLVTHVLPAGRIGKNPLHWPKGIGAILEGKRMAERLFESFQPACVVGFGGYPAFPTIWAATANGVPAVIHEQNAVLGRVNRLMAKRVDAIATSYNQVDRLKPKFALKTHLVGNPVRAAVLSLRDEPFPPFSEDGLLRVLVTGGSQGASVLSQVVPDALAMLPAALRTRLQVTQQCRPEDIEAVRARYAGHDIPAELGTYFENMAERLADTHLFIGRAGASTIAELTAVGRPAILVPLPIATDDHQAANTREICAAGGARMIRQERFTAAEVAKQILAIAQSPETLANAAHAAWNCGYPKAAQDLADLVESFGGTPLMDVIRVADATIAGATFGSAAAAG
- a CDS encoding FtsW/RodA/SpoVE family cell cycle protein, with protein sequence MATHPPFVPRAGQAPSAVGLPRQRRNRRSEFAIWWREVDRVLLGLILLLMALGTLAVAAASPASAQRLSTARVKLDDLHFFYIHLRWQLVGLLAMFGAASLPKDMARRFGILLGAAMLVGLFLVPVVGSTVNGAKRWLNFGFSLQPSEFLKPAFAICLAWILSWRARDPKLPVLALSTGAMLLVVCLLMLQPDFGSAILFAGVWFVLALLAGISVQRIGMVGAAGVGGITLAYLFYENGRNRIDAFLGGGSAFDQVDLASRTLLSGGWTGTGIWLGKRKMALPEAHTDYIFSVIGEEFGLLMCLVIVALYVAIVLRVLLRLLKEDDLFTTLAAAGLTAQLGGQAFINIMVNLQLFPSKGMTLPLISYGGSSTIALCLGVGLLLAITRRNPFIEREPFKIGNFGDLWK
- the murD gene encoding UDP-N-acetylmuramoyl-L-alanine--D-glutamate ligase; amino-acid sequence: MITTPAFAGKRYAVLGLARSGLAAVESLLAGGAKVTAWDNREEPRRWLEGRVELADPLATDLAGYAGVVVSPGVPLNTHPIAGHAAAAGVPVIGDIELFALARPHLPAHRVVGITGTNGKSTTTALVHHVLQSAALPTRMGGNIGLPVLGQSPLPPGGVYVLELSSYQIDLTHSLACDVAALLNITPDHLDRYDGFEAYAASKARLFAMQHADQPAVFGTGDPETRAVAERELARRLAGKVHSVDGQDLLHLQPNWPTLQGPHNLQNAAVAVAIAEALGLTPAQWGPALASFRGLPHRMERVAEAGGVLFINDSKATNPASAAPALGAFPPKPDKRIHWIVGGLPKGDDLDECAPYFGNVAAAYTIGEAGPLFTELLRPHMPVTRSEMMCDAIQQAMAAAKPGDVVLLSPACASFDQFRDYEARGDSFRQIVQALIADQVPTGEGAH
- the mraY gene encoding phospho-N-acetylmuramoyl-pentapeptide-transferase, whose product is MLYLIAEYFEFSGLANLIRYQTFRAGAALMTALVIGLIIGPKFINMLRVRQGKGQPIREDGPQSHLAKRGTPTMGGLMIMIALVVSMLLWMDLSSPLVWACLMVTSGFGLIGFLDDYDKVKKRSTAGVSGRVRLLAEFTVAGLAAWIMIGHTSTNLYVPFLSGHYIPLGPAYFVFAAFVIVGAGNAVNLTDGLDGLATMPVVIAAGTFAIIAYLAGRADFSAYLGIPHVPRAGELAILCAGIMGACLAFLWFNAPPAAVFMGDTGSLALGGALGAIAVASRHEIVLAIVGGLFVAEALSVIIQVAVYKRTGKRVFKMAPIHHHFEQLGWKESTVVIRFWIVSIVLALIGLSTLKLR
- a CDS encoding UDP-N-acetylmuramoyl-tripeptide--D-alanyl-D-alanine ligase, with the protein product MNAVARILEWPIEVDDAQGLALWTAAEIAAATGGTASGDFLVSGVEIDSRDVIEGDLFFALKGEAMDGHRFVDAAFAKGAAAAVVDRPINGPHILVENTSTALELLAKAARDRTMARVLGVTGSVGKTGVKEAIFAALDRSSRGRAHRSVKSYNNHVGVPLSLSRTPAATKFGVFEMGMNHAGEIRALTAQVRPHVALITTIAPAHIENLGSIEAIADAKAEIFEGLEPGGTAIIPADVAQYGQLRRTAERLGVKIVSFGRSDFADVRLLDAVPAPGGGSLVTADMGDRRLCYTVATPGEHWVVNSLAVIAAVRELGGELGAAGLALAELEGLKGRGARHRLPVEGGIALLIDESYNANPASMKATLADLGNTTAARRVAVLGAMKELGEHGPAFHAGLAVPLREAEVDEVILVGDEMLPLAEELGKSATTALGKPMAFAHCGSVGETLAALGKLGLRADDAILVKGSNSVGLGAVVSALTQHKD